Proteins from a genomic interval of Ignavibacteriota bacterium:
- a CDS encoding ribulose-phosphate 3-epimerase — MALLAPSILAADFTKLSNQIRAVELGNADFIHCDVMDGHFVPNFTFGPIVISAVKKLTKIPLDVHLMINNPQNLIKEFAEAGANILTIHQENNEHLDRTIQLIKEFDVKAGVAVNPATPIEMLLPVLPIVDLVLIMSVNPGFGGQFFIDYTLDKIVNLNRIKKSKNYNFLIEVDGGITKENIKKVKDAGCNVIVAGTAVFKNENITESTVELKNLIMD; from the coding sequence ATGGCATTATTAGCACCTTCAATACTTGCTGCAGATTTTACAAAATTATCCAATCAAATAAGAGCCGTTGAATTAGGCAATGCAGATTTTATTCATTGCGATGTGATGGACGGACATTTCGTTCCGAATTTTACATTTGGACCAATTGTAATTTCAGCGGTAAAAAAATTGACTAAAATTCCTCTTGATGTGCACTTAATGATTAATAATCCTCAAAATCTTATTAAAGAATTTGCAGAAGCTGGTGCAAATATTTTAACTATCCATCAAGAAAATAATGAACATTTGGACAGAACCATTCAGCTTATTAAGGAGTTTGACGTAAAAGCAGGTGTTGCTGTCAATCCTGCAACGCCAATTGAAATGTTATTGCCGGTTTTGCCAATTGTGGATTTGGTTTTAATTATGTCGGTCAATCCCGGTTTTGGAGGTCAATTTTTTATTGATTATACTTTGGATAAAATTGTTAATCTTAATAGAATTAAAAAGTCAAAAAATTATAATTTTTTAATAGAAGTTGATGGCGGAATTACAAAGGAAAATATTAAAAAAGTTAAAGACGCAGGTTGCAATGTTATTGTTGCAGGAACCGCTGTATTTAAAAATGAAAATATTACCGAATCAACTGTTGAATTAAAGAACTTAATAATGGATTAA
- a CDS encoding PASTA domain-containing protein, whose amino-acid sequence MKESYKKILTIFAIAASFIAILAFIFDVIIMPLYVEGDEIEVPDVIGLSQEEAAEILDDNGLVAAFEGPRYSEKIPKDHVIFQKPEAGSLVKKNRTIHLHISSGNPLKVMPDLVGKSVRDAQITLQRLGFEISEVEQVNSEFSINTVVEQFPISGLNLSNGSKIKLFVSVGPNIGMVRVPDILGMSYKEATSTLETNSLSVGTITYEVSKNLLPNTVISQFPSKNTLVAVGDSIDLFITKSQD is encoded by the coding sequence ATGAAAGAATCGTATAAGAAAATATTAACCATATTTGCAATTGCCGCATCTTTTATTGCAATTTTAGCCTTTATTTTTGATGTTATAATTATGCCTTTATATGTTGAAGGAGATGAAATAGAAGTCCCTGATGTAATCGGATTATCGCAGGAAGAAGCTGCCGAAATATTGGATGACAATGGTTTAGTTGCCGCATTTGAAGGTCCAAGATATAGTGAGAAAATACCAAAAGACCACGTAATTTTTCAGAAACCGGAAGCCGGAAGTTTAGTTAAAAAAAATAGAACAATTCATCTTCATATCAGCAGCGGCAATCCTCTTAAAGTTATGCCTGATCTCGTAGGAAAATCTGTTAGAGATGCACAAATAACTTTACAAAGACTTGGTTTTGAAATTTCAGAAGTTGAGCAAGTTAATTCTGAATTTTCCATTAATACGGTTGTAGAACAATTTCCAATTTCGGGTTTAAATTTATCGAATGGATCAAAAATAAAATTATTTGTAAGTGTTGGTCCAAATATTGGGATGGTCCGAGTTCCAGATATTTTGGGAATGTCGTATAAAGAAGCAACTTCAACACTTGAGACAAATTCGCTTTCGGTTGGAACAATTACTTATGAAGTATCAAAAAACTTACTTCCAAATACTGTAATTTCACAATTTCCTAGTAAAAATACTTTAGTTGCTGTTGGGGACTCAATAGATTTGTTTATAACTAAAAGTCAAGATTAA
- a CDS encoding peptide MFS transporter has protein sequence MFKNHPKGLAVLFFTEMWERFGFYTMIAIFVYYLQENFKWDQATVTNIYGIFMAGVYFTPILGGWIADNVLGYGKTIIFGAIVMGIGYAIMAIPTDNSYLVFAGLFVIAIGNGMFKANISVLVGNLYGHSEISLKDAGYNIFYMGINVGAFYAPFAAAGIKSFLMNNFGATLAQGYNAGFGIASIGMIFSLIIFTAFRKYYQQADYQSKKEVKVEKDVVLTKQQEKERIIALLTVFGIVIFFWMAFHQNGAALSLFARDYTHQFVGKFTYLLFDVVSLHAILFAIFGLAALLKKSNSSKIKSFGGIFTLAGLSLLIYKISSLPESGKISPEQFQAFNPMFIVLITPIIINYFSKLNKKGKEPSSPAKIGIGMLITAIAYVIMIIASLGLAPVYTLNGSTSAITVSPFYLIGTYFTLTIAELHLSPMGLSFVSKVAPPKMKGLLMGGWFGATATGNYLAGFVGRFYQEWELWQFFLILIVCAALASLMVVFTLKKLKSATS, from the coding sequence GTGTTTAAAAATCATCCCAAAGGACTTGCTGTACTCTTTTTTACGGAAATGTGGGAAAGATTTGGATTTTATACAATGATCGCAATTTTTGTGTATTATCTTCAAGAAAATTTTAAATGGGACCAAGCAACTGTAACAAATATTTATGGAATTTTCATGGCAGGAGTATATTTTACTCCAATTTTGGGCGGCTGGATTGCCGATAATGTTTTAGGTTATGGTAAAACAATTATATTTGGCGCAATTGTAATGGGTATCGGCTACGCAATAATGGCAATACCTACCGATAATTCTTATTTAGTATTTGCCGGTTTGTTTGTTATTGCAATTGGCAATGGTATGTTTAAGGCAAATATTTCTGTTTTGGTTGGAAACTTGTACGGTCATTCTGAAATTTCTTTAAAGGATGCCGGATATAATATTTTTTATATGGGAATAAATGTGGGAGCATTTTATGCTCCATTTGCCGCAGCCGGAATAAAAAGTTTTTTAATGAATAATTTTGGCGCAACATTAGCCCAAGGTTATAATGCCGGATTTGGAATTGCATCAATTGGAATGATCTTTTCACTAATAATATTTACAGCTTTTAGAAAATATTATCAACAAGCCGATTACCAATCAAAAAAAGAAGTAAAAGTAGAAAAAGATGTTGTTTTAACTAAGCAGCAGGAAAAAGAAAGAATAATCGCTTTGTTAACAGTTTTCGGAATAGTAATATTTTTCTGGATGGCATTTCATCAAAACGGCGCCGCATTATCTTTATTTGCAAGAGATTATACTCACCAGTTTGTTGGGAAATTCACATATTTACTTTTTGATGTTGTTAGTCTGCATGCAATACTTTTTGCGATTTTCGGTTTAGCTGCTTTGTTGAAAAAATCTAATTCTTCTAAAATAAAATCTTTTGGCGGAATATTTACATTAGCTGGATTATCCCTACTCATATATAAAATCTCATCTTTACCAGAATCAGGAAAAATTTCACCAGAACAGTTTCAAGCATTTAATCCAATGTTTATAGTTTTAATTACACCAATAATTATAAATTATTTTTCAAAATTAAATAAAAAAGGTAAAGAACCGTCTTCTCCCGCAAAAATTGGAATTGGAATGTTAATTACGGCAATAGCCTACGTAATTATGATTATTGCGTCTCTGGGTTTAGCACCGGTTTATACGTTAAATGGTTCCACATCCGCTATTACAGTCAGTCCTTTTTATTTAATAGGTACTTATTTTACGCTTACAATTGCTGAACTGCATTTAAGTCCAATGGGACTTTCGTTTGTATCAAAAGTTGCCCCGCCAAAAATGAAGGGACTTTTAATGGGCGGCTGGTTTGGAGCTACAGCGACAGGAAATTATTTAGCCGGTTTTGTTGGAAGGTTTTATCAGGAATGGGAATTGTGGCAATTTTTCCTAATTTTAATTGTTTGTGCGGCATTAGCTTCATTAATGGTTGTTTTTACGTTGAAAAAATTAAAAAGTGCAACATCATAA
- the nagB gene encoding glucosamine-6-phosphate deaminase produces the protein MLVIIKNDYESLSQEAAKVIADRLKKKPNLVIGLATGSTPLGLYKELIRLHKYEGLDFSKVVTFNLDEYIGLPPSHDQSYHYFMQKNFFSEINLDPRFIHVPQGMANDIKLFCNWYEDRIKSFGGIDIQVLGIGANGHIAFNEPGSSLGSRTRIKTLTPTTRDDNKRFFEKGEDVPKYAITMGVGTIMDAKELLLVASGEGKAEAIKAAVEGPITAMCPASIIQMHKEAFVIIDKSASSQLKGNYVDTWESLIL, from the coding sequence ATGTTAGTTATTATTAAAAATGATTATGAATCATTAAGTCAAGAAGCCGCAAAAGTTATTGCGGATCGTTTAAAGAAAAAGCCGAATTTAGTAATTGGTTTGGCAACCGGGAGCACACCTTTGGGTTTGTATAAAGAATTAATAAGACTGCACAAATACGAAGGATTGGATTTTTCTAAAGTTGTAACTTTTAACTTAGACGAATATATCGGTCTTCCGCCATCGCATGATCAAAGTTATCATTATTTTATGCAGAAGAATTTCTTTTCGGAAATTAATTTGGATCCAAGGTTTATTCATGTTCCGCAAGGAATGGCGAACGATATAAAATTATTTTGCAATTGGTATGAGGACAGAATAAAAAGTTTCGGCGGAATTGATATTCAAGTATTAGGAATTGGCGCAAACGGACATATAGCATTTAATGAACCCGGTTCATCATTAGGTTCAAGGACAAGGATTAAAACATTAACTCCAACCACAAGAGACGATAATAAAAGATTTTTTGAAAAAGGCGAAGATGTTCCGAAATACGCGATAACAATGGGAGTAGGAACAATTATGGATGCAAAGGAATTACTGCTTGTCGCTTCAGGTGAAGGGAAAGCCGAAGCAATAAAAGCTGCTGTGGAAGGACCGATTACTGCTATGTGCCCTGCTTCAATAATCCAAATGCACAAAGAAGCTTTTGTAATTATTGATAAATCCGCATCTTCTCAATTAAAAGGTAATTATGTCGATACTTGGGAATCACTTATTCTCTAA
- a CDS encoding glucose-1-phosphate thymidylyltransferase yields the protein MKSLCIFEDEEYKQLQPLTLIRPSYHLKCGILSLHRKIRRNYPNVRVELNTRGYLSNLIKQNHPAEIVNHVMSDMMLFLNGRILTDDTLVNQIPFEGKDELFISNNNFIGARVSGKNLEKISNSLKDVLSKNDFPNLPVKEVDVTIINYPWDLITYNHQELIKDYKKLTSEQENFIKEFPGVYLLNKKDIFLGKNVVIKPGAILDAEDGPIFIGDNVTIMHNASIQGPVFIGEESIVKMSATIYHNTSVGKVSKIGGEIENTIIHSYSNKQHNGFLGNSYLGSWVNLGAGTTNSDLKNNYGTIKVLINNQLIDSGKQFIGLTMGDHSKAAINTSFNTGAVVGVSSNIFGGTFPPRYIPSFSWGGSEALTTYDIDRSIEVAERVMQRRNVELTEIDKELFRTVFKLTEKERRDKGFPK from the coding sequence TTGAAAAGTTTATGCATATTTGAAGATGAAGAATATAAACAACTTCAGCCGTTGACTTTAATCAGGCCTTCTTACCATTTGAAATGCGGGATTTTATCTTTACACAGAAAGATTAGAAGAAATTATCCGAATGTAAGAGTAGAGCTTAATACTCGCGGTTATCTAAGCAATTTAATAAAGCAAAATCATCCGGCAGAAATTGTAAATCATGTGATGTCCGATATGATGCTTTTTCTTAACGGAAGAATTCTTACTGACGATACTTTGGTAAATCAAATACCGTTCGAAGGTAAAGACGAATTATTTATTTCGAATAACAATTTTATCGGAGCTCGTGTAAGCGGTAAAAATTTGGAAAAAATAAGCAATTCGTTAAAAGATGTTCTATCTAAAAATGATTTCCCGAACTTACCTGTTAAAGAAGTCGATGTAACAATAATAAATTATCCTTGGGATTTGATTACTTACAATCATCAAGAGCTTATTAAAGATTATAAAAAATTAACTAGTGAACAGGAAAATTTCATTAAAGAATTTCCAGGAGTGTATTTACTCAATAAGAAAGATATTTTCTTGGGTAAAAATGTGGTTATAAAACCGGGAGCAATTTTAGATGCGGAAGATGGACCCATTTTTATTGGAGATAACGTTACAATTATGCATAATGCTTCTATTCAAGGACCAGTTTTTATTGGTGAAGAATCAATTGTTAAAATGAGCGCAACAATATACCATAATACCAGCGTTGGGAAAGTGAGTAAAATAGGCGGAGAAATTGAAAATACGATTATTCACAGTTATTCCAATAAACAGCATAATGGATTTTTAGGAAATTCATATTTGGGTTCATGGGTAAATCTTGGAGCCGGAACAACCAACAGCGATTTAAAGAATAATTACGGAACTATAAAAGTTCTTATTAACAATCAATTGATTGACAGCGGTAAGCAGTTTATTGGTTTAACTATGGGCGATCATTCAAAAGCGGCAATTAATACATCATTTAATACCGGAGCGGTAGTTGGTGTTTCAAGCAATATTTTCGGCGGAACTTTTCCACCAAGATATATTCCTTCATTCAGCTGGGGCGGATCGGAAGCATTGACAACTTATGATATAGATAGAAGTATAGAAGTTGCCGAAAGAGTTATGCAAAGAAGAAATGTTGAACTGACCGAAATAGATAAAGAATTATTTAGAACAGTATTTAAATTAACCGAGAAAGAACGAAGAGATAAAGGATTCCCTAAATAA
- a CDS encoding DUF814 domain-containing protein, translating to MYRNYFYLLRSVNDISPELIGARITDVYSQEKDKLFLKIPSNEFPNRHLIIDTNPHSTSIFLKDVHFKAKKNFMQFFDNALNKKVHNVEIAENDRIVKFNLGETFILFSIKGNKTNIFYSENLNEVQSFKKSNNDDINKDLKQIFFSGSNHPSILNRDNAISDLNELKKLFPMLSNEIKIEIDFRISENENSIWNIFQNIVREFLNEDIRVGFSIDLQKMMFFPSTFKTIITEDNYKDFSNFNDALQYYSASFYRLNAKSNFKNELEKYFDTEISNLSAKLNNLKIRIENGSNESLYYSYGNTLLSNMDSLKKGMKEIILKSNEETDELKIKLDPKLNPNENINKYFEKAKDEKINFNKSVELFESAKQKYNTLLTEYDYFKNADTIDKIEYLYNKLITKKENIIKMDSGEKFKYWLYLIDDKYSVYIGRDSKSNDYLSVKFAKQNDYWFHARGLPGSHVVLRVENLKEVMPKEIIKKTASLAAYYSKAKTAGTAPVSYTFAKFVHKKKGMEPGKVLLQKEYTILVKPEIPQNCVLVNE from the coding sequence ATGTATAGAAATTATTTTTATTTACTAAGGTCCGTCAACGATATTTCTCCTGAATTGATTGGAGCCAGAATTACGGATGTTTACTCCCAGGAAAAAGATAAACTTTTCTTAAAAATTCCTAGTAATGAATTCCCGAACAGACATTTAATAATTGATACAAATCCTCATTCAACATCAATATTTTTAAAAGATGTTCATTTCAAAGCAAAGAAAAATTTTATGCAGTTTTTTGATAATGCTCTTAATAAAAAAGTGCATAATGTTGAAATTGCAGAAAACGACAGAATAGTAAAGTTTAATTTGGGCGAGACTTTTATTCTGTTTTCAATTAAAGGTAATAAGACAAATATTTTTTATTCTGAAAATTTAAATGAAGTACAAAGTTTTAAAAAATCAAATAATGATGATATAAATAAAGATTTAAAACAAATTTTCTTTAGCGGTTCAAATCATCCTAGCATACTTAACCGGGACAATGCAATCAGTGATTTAAATGAATTGAAAAAATTATTTCCGATGCTCTCCAACGAAATAAAAATTGAAATTGATTTCAGAATTTCTGAAAACGAAAATTCAATTTGGAATATTTTTCAAAATATTGTTAGAGAATTTTTGAACGAAGATATTAGAGTTGGTTTTAGCATAGATCTTCAAAAAATGATGTTCTTCCCTTCTACATTTAAAACAATAATTACTGAAGATAATTATAAAGATTTTTCAAATTTTAATGATGCTTTGCAATATTATTCTGCTTCATTCTATAGATTAAACGCAAAATCAAATTTTAAAAATGAATTAGAGAAATATTTCGATACAGAAATTTCAAATCTCTCGGCAAAATTAAATAATTTAAAAATCCGGATTGAAAATGGTTCAAACGAAAGCCTATATTATTCATATGGAAATACATTATTGTCAAATATGGATTCACTTAAAAAAGGCATGAAAGAAATAATTCTAAAATCAAATGAAGAAACTGATGAACTTAAGATAAAACTTGATCCGAAATTAAATCCGAACGAAAATATCAATAAATACTTTGAAAAAGCTAAAGATGAAAAAATAAATTTTAACAAATCTGTAGAATTATTTGAATCCGCAAAACAAAAATATAATACACTTTTAACGGAATATGATTATTTTAAAAATGCCGATACGATTGATAAAATTGAATATTTATATAATAAACTAATTACAAAAAAAGAAAATATTATTAAGATGGATTCCGGAGAAAAATTTAAATATTGGCTTTACTTGATAGACGATAAATATTCTGTTTACATAGGAAGAGACAGTAAAAGCAATGATTACCTTTCTGTTAAATTCGCGAAACAAAATGATTATTGGTTTCACGCTAGAGGTTTACCGGGTTCGCACGTTGTGCTTAGAGTTGAAAATTTGAAAGAAGTTATGCCAAAGGAAATAATTAAAAAAACAGCTTCGCTTGCCGCGTATTACAGTAAGGCAAAAACTGCCGGCACCGCACCGGTTTCATATACTTTCGCTAAATTTGTGCATAAGAAAAAAGGAATGGAGCCTGGAAAAGTTTTACTTCAAAAAGAATATACGATTTTGGTTAAACCTGAAATTCCGCAAAATTGTGTTTTAGTTAACGAATAA
- a CDS encoding rhodanese-like domain-containing protein produces the protein MLKNINIKAVLGILLLSIFMGIFYNSFSSDGIDFIRNEVIINYVKLGENITENNLRGIDLAQTIKLFNEKSALFIDARDQWDFKKNHITGAINIPEFSFSSNDPKLSNISKDQLIIVYCSGDDCDISKRLAVQMSEIGYNNLYVFVGGITAWTEAELPTIKGKDE, from the coding sequence ATGCTAAAAAACATAAACATAAAAGCAGTACTCGGGATTCTACTTCTCTCAATTTTCATGGGAATTTTTTATAATTCATTTTCGTCAGACGGAATAGATTTTATAAGAAATGAAGTAATAATAAATTATGTGAAACTTGGTGAAAATATTACGGAAAATAATCTTAGAGGAATCGATTTAGCGCAGACCATTAAACTGTTTAATGAAAAATCCGCGTTATTCATAGACGCAAGAGACCAATGGGATTTTAAAAAAAATCATATTACGGGAGCAATAAATATTCCGGAATTCAGCTTTTCAAGCAACGATCCAAAATTATCAAACATTTCAAAAGATCAACTTATCATTGTTTACTGCAGCGGTGATGACTGCGATATAAGTAAACGTTTGGCTGTGCAAATGTCGGAAATCGGCTACAATAATCTTTACGTTTTTGTTGGTGGAATAACAGCTTGGACTGAAGCCGAACTTCCAACAATCAAGGGTAAAGATGAATAA
- a CDS encoding DoxX family membrane protein: protein MNKQKTINYIIAITRLYLAVYFILSGLGKINNLEYFANSIEYYRLFPLVLINILAITIPWIELISGSLLLLGVFVKENSIIIATLLFLFTIAVFSAVIRNLNIDCGCHGTVDGQKVGLLKIIENVFLFILALVSIKFPSQVMRFVKYF, encoded by the coding sequence ATGAATAAGCAAAAGACCATAAATTATATAATTGCAATCACAAGGTTATATCTTGCGGTTTATTTTATTTTAAGCGGATTGGGCAAAATTAATAATTTAGAGTACTTTGCAAATTCAATAGAATATTACAGACTCTTCCCGCTTGTATTAATAAATATTTTAGCAATAACAATTCCTTGGATTGAATTAATTTCCGGATCACTTTTGCTGCTCGGCGTTTTTGTAAAAGAAAATTCTATTATTATTGCCACTCTCCTATTTTTATTTACGATTGCTGTTTTTTCTGCGGTTATCAGAAATTTAAATATCGATTGCGGATGCCACGGAACAGTCGACGGTCAAAAAGTTGGTTTGTTAAAAATTATTGAAAATGTTTTTTTATTTATTTTAGCTTTGGTCAGCATTAAATTTCCTTCTCAAGTTATGAGATTCGTAAAGTATTTCTAA